The genomic interval AGCGTTGGACGGCCCGATGTATCAAGGTTGAGGCTACTACGTGGGGACTACTTCGAGGTTCACCGATTCCGAGGCCGACTCCGACGGCGAGACGCTAGCTACTCCCGTCACCTGTGAGAACCGCACCTCGTCCTCCCCAACCGACTGCGCTTCTCGGCCTCCGGCCTGCGATGCTCGTCCCTCGCACGAGAATCGCGGCCAAACCGCGGGCCGCGATTCCGCGCGCCGGGAGGGCAACGAAGATGCGCGATACCGACCCGTCCACCCGGCGCGTGCTGGCGCGGTCGTCGGGAGCGAAGCGACCGACTGCTCGGCGGACGCGGTTTGTCCGTCGGTGTCCGGCTGTTTTGGGCCGCGCCATCATCGCGCGAGGGATGACTGAGCGACCGGAGGGAGCGAAGGAATCGGCTGGGGAGGCGTGTGGCCCGCGGTCGCGGTGCGGTCTCCTAGGTACCGGGAGTAGCTAGCCGCTCGCGTCGGGTCACCTCTGTCGCTCGCGTCGGGTCACCTCTGTCGCTCGCGTCCGGTCACCTCTCGCCCAGTTCCACCGACTCCGGAAACGCAGGACTCGATTTCACCACCGACCGAGTACAGACCCGACTGCACAACCGAACCCGATTTAACTTCGCAGGAGAACACCACGTACATGAGCAGGTTCGGCGAGGTAGACGACCAGTACGACCCCGACGCGGTCGAGGAGCGCGTCTTCTCGTACTGGGACGACGTGAACGCCTACGAGAAGGCGAAGGAGCATCGAGCCGACGGCGAGGACTTCTTCTTCGTGGACGGGCCGCCGTACACCTCCGGGGCGGCCCACATGGGGACGACGTGGAACAAGACGCTCAAGGACGCCTACATCCGCTATCTGCGGATGTCCGGCTACGACGTGACCGACCGGCCGGGCTACGACATGCACGGCCTGCCCATCGAGACCCGGGTCGAGGAGAAACTCGGTTTCGAGAACAAGAAGGACATCGAGGAGTTCGGCGAGGAGAACTTCATCGACGAGTGCAAGGCCTACGCCGAGGAGCAACTGGAGGGCCTCCAGTCGGACTTCCAGTCGTTCGGCGTCTGGATGGACTGGGAGAACCCCTACAAGACGCTCAATCCCGAGTACATGGAGGCGGCGTGGTGGGGCTTCGAGCAGGCCCACGAGAAGGGGCTGGTCGAGCAGGGCCAGCGCTCCATCTCCCAGTGCCCGCGGTGTGAGACCGCCATCGCCAACAACGAGGTCGAGTACGAGGACGTCGAGGACCCCTCCATCTACGTGAAGTTCCCCCTGCGCGACCGCGAGGGCTACCTCGTCATCTGGACCACGACGCCGTGGACCATCCCCGCGAACACCTTCGTCGCGGTCGACGAGGACCTCACGTATCAGGCCGTCCGCGCCGAGAATGACGGCGACGAGGAGGTCCTCTACGTCGCCGAGGAGTGCGTCGAGGGCGTCCTGAAGGCGGGCCGGTACGACGACTACGAGGTCGAAGACGAACTGACGGGCGAGGAGATGGTCGGCTGGGAGTACGACCACCCCCTCGCCGAGGAGGTGCCCGACCACCCCAGCGGCGAGGGCGCGTTGCAGGTCTACGACGCCGACTACGTCGAAGCCGACCGCACCGGCCTCGTCCACTCCGCGCCCGGCCACGGCGAGGAGGACTTCGAGCGCGGGACCGAACTCGGTCTCGACGTGTTCTGTCCCGTGGGCGGCGACGGCGTCTATGGCGACTCGGCCGGGAAGTACGCCGGGCAGTTCGTCAAGGACGCCGACGACGAGATAATCGCCGACCTCGAATCGAAGGGGCTGATGCTCCGGTCGGACACCGTCACACACAGCTACGGCCACTGCTGGCGGTGTGACACCGGCATCCTCCAGATCGTCACCGACCAGTGGTTCATCACGGTCACCGACGTCAAAGACGAACTGCTCGACAACATCGAGGACAGCGAGTGGCACCCCCAGTGGGCCCGCGACAACCGCTTCCGGGACTTCGTCGAGGACGCGCCCGACTGGAACGTCTCGCGCCAGCGCTACTGGGGCATCCCCATCCCCATCTGGACGCCCGATAGCGAGGCGACAGCATCGAACGGAGGCGGCGAAGCCGCCGAAGACTGGTCCGGCGAGATGGACGACGTAATCGTCGTCGGCACTCGCGAGGAGCTCGCCGAGCGGGTCGACCAGGAGGTCGACCCCGAGGCGGTCGACCTCCACAAGGGGACGGTCGACGAGCTGACCATCACGGAAGACGGCACGACCTACACCCGCGTCCCGGACGTGTTCGACGTGTGGCTCGACTCGTCGGTCGCGTCGTGGGGCACGCTGGACTACCCCGAGGAGGAGGCGGCCTTCGAGGAGCTGTGGCCCGCCGACCTCATCATGGAGGCCCACGACCAGACCCGCGGGTGGTTCTGGTCCCAGCTCGGGATGGCGACCGCCGCGATGGGCGAGATTCCCTACGAGGAGGTGCTGATGCACGGCTACGCCAACATGCCCGACGGCCGCGGCATGTCCAAGTCCAAGGGCATCCTCGTCGACCCCCACGAGGTCATCGAGGAGTACGGCACCGACCCGATGCGGATGTTCCTGCTCTCGACGAATCCGCAGGGCGAGGACATGCGGTTCTCGTACGACGAGACCGAGGAGATGCAGCGGGACCTCAACATCCTCTGGAACGTGTTCCGGTTCCCGCTACCGTACATGCGACTCGACGACTTCGAGCCCGGCGTTCGGCCGGAGGCGGAACGAGACGGAGGCGGCGAAGCCGCCGGAGTGACCCTCGACGACGTAGACGAGGACCTCGAACTCGTCGACGAGTGGGTTCTCGCGCGCCTCCAGACGGTCGTCGCCGAGATGACCGACCACTGGGAGGAGTTCCGCCAGGACAGGGCGCTCCACGCGTTGCTGAACTTCGTGGTCGAGGACGTCTCGCGGTTCTACATTCAGGTCGTCCGCGAGCGCATGTGGGACGAGGCAGACAGCGCCTCCAAGCGGGCGGCCTACGCCACGTTCTACGAGGTGCTGACGACGGTCGTCGCCCTGCTCGCGCCCTACGCGCCGTTCGTCGCCGAGGAGATATACGGCACGCTCACGGGCGACGAGGGGTACGACACCGTCCACATGTGCGACTGGCCCGAGGTCGACGAGTACTGGCGCGACGAGCAGCTGGAGACCGACGTGGCGCTGCTCCGCGAGATCGAGGAGGCCGGGTCGAACGCCCGCCAGCAGGCCGAGCGCAAGCTCCGGTGGCCCGTCACGCGGGTCGTCGTGAATGCGGACGACGAGCGCGTGGTCGAGGCGGTCGAGCGCCACCGCGACCTGCTGGCCGACCGGCTCAACGCCCGCGAAATCCAGCTCGTCGCGCCCGGCGACGACTGGGGCGAACTCGCCTACAGCGCCGAGGCCGACATGAGCGTCCTCGGGCCCGCGTTCGGCGACGACTCGGGCAGGGTCATGCAGGCGCTCAACGACGCCCGCGTCGAGGAACCGAGCCTCGACGCGCTCGAAGCCGCGGTCGGCGAGGCGACCGGAATCGACGCCGACCTCACCGACGAGATGGTCGAGTTCGTCACCCAGACGCCCGATGGCGTCACCGGCGTCGGCTTCGACACCGACGGCGACCGCAGAGGCGTCGTCTACGTCGACACCGAACTCACCGACGACATCGAGAGCGAGGGCTACGCCCGCGAGGTCATCCGCCGGGTCCAGGAGATGCGCAAGGAGATGGACCTCGACATCGAACAGCGCGTGCGCCTCGAACTCGACGTGGCCGACGAGCGCGTGGCAGACCTCGTCGACGAGCGCATGGACCTCGTGACGGCGGAGGTCCGCGCCGACGAGGTCGGCGACGTGGAGGACGGCCACCGAAAGACGTGGGATGTCGAGGGCGTCGAGATGGAGATAGCTGTGGTTCCGCTGGCGGAAGCCGAGGCGTAGGCAACGAGTATCACTCGGTTCCCGACTCGGATTTTTCTCTACCTCGACTCTATAGGTATTTATACTGTGACGTAACGAAATATGGGTGAATGGTCGGACGAATCAGTCTCAGTGTCGTCGCTCTCATTTTCCTCTTGATACCCGGTCTCTTCGGGATGAAGGCGTTCCTTCGAGCGTACATCAAGTTGGACGACCTCTCTCGATTCGACAAGCTAGCGGTGATTATGACTATCGGCATCTTCGCGCTTGCAATCCCGCCACTCGCCCTGAACTGGGACTGCTGGACGGGTCATCTGACGTCGTTTCTTTTCCAATGGCAGGTTCCTGGCCCGACCGAATTGACAGACTCGGCGACGTGGTGTTCTGATACCGTGATAACGTTCGGAAATATGATGATGACCGAACAACTATCTGACGTTCCACTGGTCATCATCATCTCCTTCCTCGGAGTTCAGACGGCGTTCGTCACCAGTCTCTCCTACGTAATCGGCCGAATCCTCAACAGATGGGGAGACGGTCCGCCGCGAGAACCGAAGTTCATAGAGCAACCGTGGGAGTACGCGTCGAAGAAGACCGCACGCGAGTCGGATAACGCTACGGTCATCACGACACAAGGCAAGGAGATTCGCGGAACTGTGCATCGAATTGGGTCCCCGTCGGAGGATTACGACATACTGCTCAAAGACCCCGAGAAGATCGTTCGAGACGACCGTACTGACGTGGAAGTCGACACGCGTGACCTCGGAGCGTATACCTATCACCATTACCGGGACATCTCCCGGATTCGGTTCCCGAATCTCGATACGTACGAGGAATACGAAATCGACCTCGCAGACGCGAGTAGACGTTTCGAGGAGGAAGTCGGTTCACGAGCGGACCAAGTCCCAGGAGAAGACGAGTCGTCCGACGTTGGACTCCCGCCGAGAACTGGATAAGCCGCGCGCCGAACTCAACTGAGTACGCTGTTTTCCGCGTAGTCGGGGTACTCGTTGTACACGTAATCGAGTAGCTTCGAGATACTCATTTTGTTGAAGCCGCCGATGACTTCACTCGATGTCGCTCGAATCTGCTCGATCTCCTCGGCGTCCGGACTCTCTCGCAGGTTTCTCTCGAAGTTTTGCTTTCCCTCCCCCGTCAACTGATAGATGTACTTCTCTGACCCGTCCCACGTTCGCTCGATCCGACGGTCGATGAGTCCCTCCTCGTCGTACTCTTCGAGGGCGTCAAGCAGATCCTTGGAAAACGGACCGTAATCGTAGGCGATGTACCGATACGGCCGAAGCCCCTCATCGTTTAGCCGCTTCTGTGCGAGGAAGACGAGCTTTTGCATTCTGGTTCGACCCTGCACCTGATGGTTGTCGGCTTCGTAGAGCAGGGACAGTGGCAACAGCCGTTTGACGTTCATGATTGGGCTCGGTCTATCGTGACGGATACCGTTATCTGGTCCGCCCTCGCGTTTCACCCGAATATTCGGGCTCCGCATTTATCACGGTTTTCATTATGCCCATATTATTATAAAAATCATTGCCTGAATTTAGCGCGCTTCCGGAGTCGCGTCTCGGTTTCCGTTTGTTATCGTAGCGCACCCGAAATCTCGGGCGCGACGGAAACCTTACTAACGGCCCGCTCTATCGTGTCGGTCCCGTAAATCGCCTCGACGCCAGCCCGCGAGAGCTTCGTCACCGCGTTCGACGCCAGCATCGGATGGACGCACGTCACGAACACCCCGCTCGCGCCCTTCTCGCCCAGTATCTCGACCGCGCCCGCCATCGTCGACCCGGTGGCGATGATGTCGTCGGTGACGACCACGTCCCGGCCCGCCACGTCGGTGTCGCTGGGGGTCAACTCGACCTCGGTGCCCGAGTGTCGGACCTTCTCGAAGTAGTCGACCTCGCCCGCGCCGTAGGCGTCACGCGCCGATTCGGCGATGTCGAGCGCGCCGTCGTCGGGCGAGAGGAACACGGGGTCGTTCAGGTTCGCGGGCAGGGGGTCGGCGAGTCGCCCCGCGGCGTCGACCGACTCGGCGGGCACGTCGAAGAAGTCGCAGACCGCCTCCTCGTGGGGGTTGACAGTCAGCACGCGGTCGGTCCCCGACGAGACGGCGCGGGCGACCGCCCGGGCCGAGACGGGATGGCCCGCCTCGAAGGCCTTGTCCTGCCGGGAATATCCCATGTACGGAACCACGGTCACGACCTCCTCGGCACCCCACTCGCGGGCGGCGTCCTGCAACTGAAGGAGTTCGAGGTGGGCGTCCGACGAGACCGTCGACGCGACGACGACGGCTCGGTCGGCGTCTGCCTCGGCGACGCCCGGCGCGCTCGCCAGCACTTCGCCGTCCGGGAATCGCTCGTACTCGACGCTCGCGAGCGGTTCGTCCAACTCGGCCGCGAGTTCGGCCGCCAGCACCTGCGAGGCGGACCCGCTGACAATCATGTGCGAGGGGTGGATGCGGGCGGATAAATCGGTTTTCACTCGCTTCGAAGATGGTACGAAGTCGTCGATAGGAGATTCCCTGTCGGTGAGCCGTCCTACTGAATCGAGAACAGCCAGAAAGCCCCCGCCCGCTCGCTATGAACCGTCAGTTCCGGAATCGAGAACAGCCAGAAAGCCCCCGCCCGCTCGCTATGAACCGTCAGTTCCGGAATCGAGAACAGCCAGAAAGCCCCCGCCCGCTCGCTATGAACCGTCAGTTCCGGAATCGAGAACAGCCAGAAAGCCCCCGCCCGCTCGCTATGAACCGTCAGTTCCGGAATCGAGAACAGCCAGAAAGCCCCCGCCCGCTCGCTATGAACCGTCAGTTCCGGAATCGAGAACAGCCAGAAAGCCCCCGCCCGCTCGCTATGAACCGTCAGTTCCGGAATCGAGAACAGCCAGAAAGCCCCGCCCGCTCGCGTCGTCTCGGCGACATATCGGCGCGCTCTCAACACCGCCCGCGCGCCGATAGTGGTCGCCGAGACGACCACAGGCCTGCGGCCCGCGAGCGGGCGGCCCCTTTCAGTCCACCCCTCACCACCGGACCGCGGCCGCAGGCCACGCCCTCCCCAACCGACTGCGGTCCTCACGCCTCACTTCGTTCGGCGTTGCGGTCCTCATCCCTCGCGCGAACGATGGTCCGGCGCAAACCGCGCGCCGGACCAGCGCGCGCCGGACGAGAAAATCGAGAGAGTCGAAACTATCCGAAAACTCGATTACGGCGCGGCGACAGCGCGAACTCCGCGAAGCCCGAGGACCTGCGAGCGCCAGCCGTCGCCGACCGACAGCAGGAAGGTGCCGTCCTCGGTGACCGCGTAGACGCCCTCACCGTGGTCGAGCGCGACGACCGCTTCGTCGGTGGGCACCTCGGCTTCGCGCCACGCGCCGTCTTCGCGGGTGAACAGCCCCGACTCGCCAGCGGCGTGCGCCCAGTTCGACCCTCCCGCGCTGACCGCGCGGAACTCCCCGTCGAGTTCCCTCATCCAGCCGTTTCCGAGTTTGTAGAGCCCGTCGGCCGTCGCGGCCAGCGGGACGCCTTCGGCGGCCACGTCCCGCGCGTCGTCCAGTCCCGCGTGTTCGAGGCCGTCGGTCGCCCGGTAGACGCCCGACTCGGCGGCAACGAACTCGCCGTCGATGGCGCGCACGCCGTCGAGTTCGCCGAGTTCGGTCCAGTCGTCGCCGTCGCCGCGCAAAATCGCGCCGTCCTCGCGGGCGACCAGCAGGTCGCGGTCGGCGAACCCGACCGCGGTCGCGGGCCCCGAACCGAGCGCGTCGAACGCCTCGCCGTCGCCGACCAGCACGTCCTCGTCGGTGGCGACCGCGAGTCGGCCGTCTGCGCCCGCAGCGTCGCGGGCGGTGCATCGGCGTTCGAGACCGAACTCGCCCACGAGGTCGTCGGAGGTCCGCACGACCGCGACCCCGAACTCACCGACGACGTACACCGGGACGTCCTCGCCGTCCCCGTCGTACACCCGCTTCTCGTCGATGCTGATGTCCATGCGCGAACGTCGAACTTCCGGGGGATTAGGCGTTCGGGTTCGGCGGGCGCGGGTCTGACGCCGAGCCGACACGACCCGCGCGTCTCCGGAATGCCTTTTGCGCCCCGGTCCACACCCTCGGACATGAAGGTATTCGGGTCCAGCGGAACCCGAGGGGTCGCGAACGAGACGCTGACCCCCCAGTTCGTACTGAAGGTCGCCAAGGCCGCGGGGACCGTCTGGCGGTCCGACCGGGTGGCGGTCGCCCGCGACACGCGGGCGACCGGCCGGATGCTCGCCGACGCCGCCGCGAGCGGACTCGCGAGCGTCGGGGCCGATATCGACCGACTCGGCGTCGTCCCCACGCCCGGCGCGCAGGCGTACGCCGAGCGCGAGTCGGTGCCGGTCGTGATGATAACCGCCTCGCACAACCCCCCGGAGTACAACGGCGTGAAGCTCGTGGGCGACGACGGCGTCGAACTCGCGGTCGAGGACTTAGAACGCATCGAGCAGAAGTTCCTCACCGAGCAGTTCGACTCGGTCCGGTGGAGCGAGACGGGCGTCAGCCGGTCAATCGAGGGGGCTCGCCGGGAGTACGTCGAGGGCCTGCTCGCGGCGGTCGACCGCGAGACGATAGCCGACGCCGACCTCACGGTCGCGCTCGACCCCGGCCACGGCGCGGGGTCGCTCACCAGCCCCGAGTTCTTCCGGAAACTGGGCTGTCGGGTCGTCACCGCCAACAGCCAGCCCGACGGCCACTTCCCCGGCCGGGACCCCGAACCGGTCCCCGAGAACCTCGGGGACCTCGGTCGCCTCGTCGAGGCGACCGACGCCGACGTGGGCATCGCCCACGACGGCGACGCCGACCGGGCCATCTTCTACGACGAGAACGGCGAGTACGTCGAGGGCGACGCCACGCTCGCGGCGCTCGCGGCCGCCGAACTCGACCCCGGCGACTCGGTCGTCTCGGCGGTCAACGTCTCCCAGCGCCTCGTCGACGTTGCCGACGACCGGGAGGCCTACCTCGAACTCACGCCCATCGGCTCGACCAACCTCATCACCCGCATCGAGGAGCTCCAGACGCAGGGCAAGTCGGTCCCGGTCGCCGGGGAGGGCAACGGCGGCATCTTCTTCCCCGACTACCTCCTCGCGCGCGACGGGGCCTACACCGCCGCGAAGTTCCTCGAACTCCTGACCGACCGGCCGGTCAGCGAGGTGGTCG from Halorussus salilacus carries:
- the ileS gene encoding isoleucine--tRNA ligase encodes the protein MSRFGEVDDQYDPDAVEERVFSYWDDVNAYEKAKEHRADGEDFFFVDGPPYTSGAAHMGTTWNKTLKDAYIRYLRMSGYDVTDRPGYDMHGLPIETRVEEKLGFENKKDIEEFGEENFIDECKAYAEEQLEGLQSDFQSFGVWMDWENPYKTLNPEYMEAAWWGFEQAHEKGLVEQGQRSISQCPRCETAIANNEVEYEDVEDPSIYVKFPLRDREGYLVIWTTTPWTIPANTFVAVDEDLTYQAVRAENDGDEEVLYVAEECVEGVLKAGRYDDYEVEDELTGEEMVGWEYDHPLAEEVPDHPSGEGALQVYDADYVEADRTGLVHSAPGHGEEDFERGTELGLDVFCPVGGDGVYGDSAGKYAGQFVKDADDEIIADLESKGLMLRSDTVTHSYGHCWRCDTGILQIVTDQWFITVTDVKDELLDNIEDSEWHPQWARDNRFRDFVEDAPDWNVSRQRYWGIPIPIWTPDSEATASNGGGEAAEDWSGEMDDVIVVGTREELAERVDQEVDPEAVDLHKGTVDELTITEDGTTYTRVPDVFDVWLDSSVASWGTLDYPEEEAAFEELWPADLIMEAHDQTRGWFWSQLGMATAAMGEIPYEEVLMHGYANMPDGRGMSKSKGILVDPHEVIEEYGTDPMRMFLLSTNPQGEDMRFSYDETEEMQRDLNILWNVFRFPLPYMRLDDFEPGVRPEAERDGGGEAAGVTLDDVDEDLELVDEWVLARLQTVVAEMTDHWEEFRQDRALHALLNFVVEDVSRFYIQVVRERMWDEADSASKRAAYATFYEVLTTVVALLAPYAPFVAEEIYGTLTGDEGYDTVHMCDWPEVDEYWRDEQLETDVALLREIEEAGSNARQQAERKLRWPVTRVVVNADDERVVEAVERHRDLLADRLNAREIQLVAPGDDWGELAYSAEADMSVLGPAFGDDSGRVMQALNDARVEEPSLDALEAAVGEATGIDADLTDEMVEFVTQTPDGVTGVGFDTDGDRRGVVYVDTELTDDIESEGYAREVIRRVQEMRKEMDLDIEQRVRLELDVADERVADLVDERMDLVTAEVRADEVGDVEDGHRKTWDVEGVEMEIAVVPLAEAEA
- a CDS encoding type II toxin-antitoxin system antitoxin SocA domain-containing protein, which translates into the protein MNVKRLLPLSLLYEADNHQVQGRTRMQKLVFLAQKRLNDEGLRPYRYIAYDYGPFSKDLLDALEEYDEEGLIDRRIERTWDGSEKYIYQLTGEGKQNFERNLRESPDAEEIEQIRATSSEVIGGFNKMSISKLLDYVYNEYPDYAENSVLS
- a CDS encoding ribose-phosphate diphosphokinase produces the protein MIVSGSASQVLAAELAAELDEPLASVEYERFPDGEVLASAPGVAEADADRAVVVASTVSSDAHLELLQLQDAAREWGAEEVVTVVPYMGYSRQDKAFEAGHPVSARAVARAVSSGTDRVLTVNPHEEAVCDFFDVPAESVDAAGRLADPLPANLNDPVFLSPDDGALDIAESARDAYGAGEVDYFEKVRHSGTEVELTPSDTDVAGRDVVVTDDIIATGSTMAGAVEILGEKGASGVFVTCVHPMLASNAVTKLSRAGVEAIYGTDTIERAVSKVSVAPEISGALR
- a CDS encoding HVO_0234 family beta-propeller protein, whose amino-acid sequence is MDISIDEKRVYDGDGEDVPVYVVGEFGVAVVRTSDDLVGEFGLERRCTARDAAGADGRLAVATDEDVLVGDGEAFDALGSGPATAVGFADRDLLVAREDGAILRGDGDDWTELGELDGVRAIDGEFVAAESGVYRATDGLEHAGLDDARDVAAEGVPLAATADGLYKLGNGWMRELDGEFRAVSAGGSNWAHAAGESGLFTREDGAWREAEVPTDEAVVALDHGEGVYAVTEDGTFLLSVGDGWRSQVLGLRGVRAVAAP
- the glmM gene encoding phosphoglucosamine mutase produces the protein MKVFGSSGTRGVANETLTPQFVLKVAKAAGTVWRSDRVAVARDTRATGRMLADAAASGLASVGADIDRLGVVPTPGAQAYAERESVPVVMITASHNPPEYNGVKLVGDDGVELAVEDLERIEQKFLTEQFDSVRWSETGVSRSIEGARREYVEGLLAAVDRETIADADLTVALDPGHGAGSLTSPEFFRKLGCRVVTANSQPDGHFPGRDPEPVPENLGDLGRLVEATDADVGIAHDGDADRAIFYDENGEYVEGDATLAALAAAELDPGDSVVSAVNVSQRLVDVADDREAYLELTPIGSTNLITRIEELQTQGKSVPVAGEGNGGIFFPDYLLARDGAYTAAKFLELLTDRPVSEVVAPYDGYHNVRINIGYDDDPEREALLEAAEREAHDADAEVTTLDGYRLDYGDAWVLARPSGTEPMVRIYAEARDIERAEELAEAMESALLDAKAEV